In Marinobacter salinisoli, the DNA window GCAATCCATGCACTGAGGATTGCCCGTGCAGAGGCTGTGATACACTCGGGCGCATATCCTCAGACGCCGCCTACCCCTGCCTGGCAGTGTGGTTGGCGGGTTACACCTGATCAGAGAAGGTCTATGGATTTTCAGGTTCCCAACACCCTGGCAGAGCAGATTGCCAACTATCTGGCTGAACGGATCATGACCGGGCAAATCCGGCCCGGTGAGCGCATTCAGGAGGCGACGCTGGCCGCGAAGCTTAATGTCAGCCGGGCATCGGTCAAGAAGCGCTGTACACCCTCGAACGCTGGCATCTGGTAGACATCACACCACGAAAAGGTGCCTCGGCTACGCGCCTGGACGCCGAGCACGCGGCAGAGCTTTACGATGTGTATATGCATTTGCTGATGATGCTGGCTGCCCGGCTTTGCGAACGCTGGCAGGAAGCCGACAAGGCGCTTCTGGTCAATGCCGTGGAAACGGCGCTGGTGAAAATCCGCCAGCCCGACATCCAGACCACCGAAGTCGTCGAA includes these proteins:
- a CDS encoding GntR family transcriptional regulator; protein product: MDFQVPNTLAEQIANYLAERIMTGQIRPGERIQEATLAAKLNVSRASVKKRCTPSNAGIW